Below is a window of Nocardioides sp. S-1144 DNA.
ACGCGGCCGGCTCGCGGCGCGCGATCTCCTTGGCCAGGTTGGGTCCTGAGATGACGGCGATCCGCTCCGGTCCGGCGCCGGTGACCTGGTGGATCACCTCGCTCATCCGGTTGAGGGTGCCGAGCTCGACGCCCTTCATCAGCGACACCAGGACGGCGTCCTGCTCGATGGACGGCGCCCACTCGGTGAGGTTGCCGCGCAGGGTCTGCGACGGCGTCGCCAGGATCACGACGTCGGCGCCGCTCAGGGCCCGCTCGACGTCGTGGGTCGCGCTCACCGACGGCGGCAGCTGGATCCCGGGCAGGTAGTCGGTGTTCTCACGCTGCTCGTTGATGGTCGAGGCGACCTCCTCGCGGCGGGCCCAGATCGCGACGTCGTTGCCGCCGTCGGCGAGCACGATCGAGAACGCCGTGCCCCACGAGCCGGCGCCCAGCACCGCGACCTTCGGGTTCGCTCCCCCACTCATCCGGACTCCTCCTCGTTGGTCTTCCTGCGTCGCGCGTGCGGGTTGCCGATCTCCGAGACGCCGGCCTTGCGCGGGTCGAACCGCTCGAGCGGTGCCTTCTCGTGGCGCAGCCCCTCGACGATGCCGGTGATCGCGGCCATGATCCGGCCGGTCGCCTCGTCGAGGACGGCGGCGTCGCGCGGCCGGCCGGCGAGGTCGGAGAGGTCGACGGGGTCGCCGACGACGATGTGGATCGGCTTGCGCGGGAACAGGTCGGGCTTCCTGGCGTACGGCGCCAGCAGCGCCTGGGCGCCCCACTGCCCGACCGGGATCACCGGGCACCCGGTCTCGAGCGCGATCCGCGCGGCGCCGGACTTGCCCTTCATCGGCCACAGGTCGGGGTCGCGGGTGATCGTGCCCTCGGGGTAGACCACGATGCACTCCCCCGCGCGCACGGCCGCGACGGCGGCGTCGTAGGCGCCGACGGCGCTCACGCTGGCCCGCTCCACCGGGATCTGCCCGGCCGCGCGCATGAAGTAGCCGAGCACCCGGCCCTTGAAGAGCCCGGACTTGGCGAGGTAGCGCGGCAGCCGGCCGTGGTCGTAGCAGAAGTGCGCGGCGGTCAGCGGGTCGACGTGGGACACGTGGTTCATCACGACCACGCAGCCCCCGCTGGCCGGGATCTTGGTGCCGTCGACCCAGCGCGGCTTGGTGGTGAGGAGGAACAGCGGCTTGAGGATCATCGCCCCGACGACGAACGCCCACCCCCGGGGCTCCTGGAACTCGCGGACTCTCACAGTGACGCAGGCTACTCGGCCGGGGACCCCGGGCCGCGCAACCACCTGGTTGGATCGAGCGGTGGACGCACGCATCACCCCCGACGGCGCCTTCGTCGTCGTGCTGCCGGTCAAGCCGCCGGCCCGCGGGAAGTCGCGGCTCCAGCGCGGCCTCCCCGACCAGGGCCGCCGCGACCTCGCCGAGGCGTTCGCGCTCGACACCGCGGCGGCGTGCCTGGCCAGCGCCCGGGTGCGTGCGGTCCTCGCCGTCACCGACGACGCGGCCTTCGCCTCCCGCCTCGGTGCGCTGGGCTGCGCCGCGATCCCGGACGGCGACGGCTCCGGCCTGAACGCCGCGCTGCGCCAGGGCGTCGCCGAGGCGGTCCGGCGCTGGCCGGACGCCCAGCCGGTCGCGCTGCTGGCCGACCTGCCGGCGCTGCGTCCGGGCGACCTGGACGCCGCCCTCGACGCGCTGGTGCCGGGCGGGCCGTCCTACGTCGCGGACGCCGACGGCACGGGCACGGTGCTCTACACCGCGCCGCACGACCAGTTCGACCCGGCGTTCGGCGAGGGCTCGGCGCGCGCCCACGAGGTCGGCGGTGCCCTCGCGGTGCGCGGCGACCTGGCGTCGCTGCGGCGCGACGTCGACGACGTCGAGGACCTCGTCACCGCCCTGGCCATCGGCGTCGGCCCGGAGACGCTGCGCCGGGTCGCCGAGCTCGACCTGCCCACCGGCTGAGCGGACGCCCGGACGACGGGCCGCCCTCCCGGAGGAGGACGGCCCGTCGTCGTGCGGCGGTCAGGACTTCTTGGCCGCCGCCTTCTTCGTCGTGGTCTTCGAGGCCGGCGTCTTCTTCGCCGCCGTCGACTTCGCCGCCGTCTGCTTGGCGGGCGTCGCCTTGGCCGGCGTCGACTTGGAGGCCGTCGCCTTGGACGCCGCGGCCTTGGCCGGCGCCTTCTTGGCGGCGGTCTTGGCCGGCGCCTTCTTGGCCGCCGACTTCGTGGCTGGCGCCTTCGTGGTGGCACTCTTCGTGGCGGCCGTCTTCGTGGCCGGGGCCTTCTTGGCGGGGGCCTTCTTGGCCGGGGCCTTCCTGGCCGTGGCCGACGTCGTGGCCGACTTGGTGGCCGTCGACTTCGCGGCGGTCTTGGCCGGCGTCGACCTCGTGGTCGCGGGTGCCTTCTTCGTCGCCGACGCCGCCACCGACGTCGCCGCCGAGGCCGCCTTCCGGGCCGGCGCGGTCGCCTTCCTCGCCGCCGGGGCGGCGAGCTTGGGGAGCTTGGTGGCGCCGGAGACGACGTCCTTCAGGTTGGCGCCGGCGGTGAACTTCGGCACCGACTTCTTCTTCGCCTTGATCCGGTCACCGGTCTGCGGGTTGCGGACCCAGCGCGCGGCCCGCACCCGCTTCTCGAACGAGCCGAAGCCGGTGATCGCGACCTTCTCGCCCTTGGCCACCTCGCGCGTGATGGTGTCGAGCACCGAGTCCAGGGCGTGCGCCGCCTGCTTGCGGTTTCCCTCGTAACGCGCCGCGAGCGCGTCGATGAGCTGTGTCTTGTTCACTGTCTTCCCTTCCAGAGAACAGGGGCCGCCGGACAGACGCCCGACTCTGCTCTGCACGCTAGGCACTTGTGTGCCACGTCACAATCGCCACGCCGCAACTCGCCGACGCATTTTGTGCGTGGTTGAGCGGATGCGCGTCGTGGGCGACCGAGCACCGTGGTCGCTGCGTCGCGCCGGGAAGAGGTCAGACCCGCTCAACCACGGGGATCCCCGGCTCGGCCGGCTGGCTGGTGGGGTTCAGAGAGTGGCGGGCTTGAACCGGGGACGCTCGGCCTCGAAGGCGGAGATCACGTCGGCGTGGCCGAGGGTGATGCCGATGTCGTCGAGCCCCTCGAGCAGCCGCCACCGGGTGTAGTCGTCGATGTCGAAGGAGTCCTCGATCGCGTCGACACCCTCGCCGGCGCGCACGGTGCGGGTCTCGAGGTCGACGGTGATCTCGGCCCCGGGCTGGTCGGCGAGCAGGTCCCACAACCGCTGGACGACCTTCTCGTCGACCTGCGCGGCGAGCAGGCCGGCCTTGCCGGAGTTGCCGCGGAAGATGTCGGCGAAGCGCGGGGAGATCACGGCCTTGAACCCGTAGTTCTGCAGCGCCCACACGGCGTGCTCGCGCGAGGAGCCGGTGCCGAAGTCGGGGCCGGCGACGAGCACGGAGCCGGCGGCGTACACGGGGTTGTTGAGCACGAACGTCGGGTCGTTGCGCCAGGCCGAGAACAGTCCGTCCTCGAAGCCGTCACGGGTGACCCGCTTGAGGTAGACGGCCGGGATGATCTGGTCGGTGTCGACGTTGCTGCGGCGCAGGGGGACGCCGACGCCGGTGTGGCTGGTGAACTTCTCCATGGCTCAGGCTCCTGCCGTGACGGGGGTGTCGGTCGACAGCGGCTCGAGGTCGGCCGGCGACGAGAGGGTGCCGCGGACGGCGGTGGCCGCCGCGACCGGGATCGAGACCAGGTGGGTGCGACCACCCTTGCCCTGGCGTCCCTCGAAGTTGCGGTTGGACGTCGACGCGCTGCGCTCGCCGGGCTCGAGGGTGTCGGGGTTCATGCCCAGGCACATCGAGCAGCCCGCACCGCGCCACTCCGCGCCGGCCTCCTTGAACACGACGTCGAGACCCTCGTCCTGGGCCTGGAGCCGGACACGCACCGAGCCGGGCACGACGAGCAGCCGGGTGTTCGGGTCGACCTTGCGGCCCTTGATGATCTCGGCGGCGAGGCGGAGGTCCTCGATGCGGCCGTTGGTGCAGGAGCCGACGAACACCGTGTCGACCCGGACCTCGCGCATCGGGGTGCCGGCGGTCAGGCCCATGTACTCGAGCGCCTTCTCGGCGGCGACCTGGTCCTGGGCGTCGTCGAAGTCGGCCGGGTCCGGCACGCTCGCGCCCAGCGGCACGCCCTGGCCGGGGTTGGTGCCCCAGGTGACGAACGGCGTCATCTCGGAGGCGTCGAGCACGATCTCCTTGTCGAAGACGGCGTCGTCGTCGGTGACGAGCGAGGTCCAGTGCGCCACGGCGGCGTCCCAGTCGGCGCCCTGCGGCGCCTCTGGGCGCCCCTGGATGTAGTCGAACGTCGTCTGGTCGGGCGCGATCATCCCGGCCTTGGCGCCCCACTCGATGCTCATGTTGCAGACCGTCATCCGGCCCTCCATGGAGAGCGCCTCGATGGCCGGGCCGCGGTACTCGACGATGTAGCCCTGGCCGCCGCCGGTCCCGGTGTGCGCGATGAGCGTCAGCACGAGGTCCTTGGCGGTGACGCCGGCCGGCAGCGTGCCGTTGACGGTGACCGCCATCGTCCTGGGCTTCGCCTGCATCAGGGTCTGGGTGGCGAGCACGTGCTCGACCTCGGAGGTGCCGATGCCGAACGCGATCGCCCCGAACGCACCGTGGGTGCTGGTGTGGCTGTCGCCGCAGACGATCGTCATGCCGGGCTGGGTCAGCCCGAGCTGCGGGCCGACGACGTGCACGATGCCCTGGTCGAGGTCGCCGAGCGGGTGCAGCCGGACGCCGAACTCCTCGGCGTTGCGGCGCAGCGTCTCGACCTGCGTGCGCGAGACCGGGTCGGCGATCGGCTTGTCCCAGTCGATCGTGGGGACGTTGTGGTCCTCGGTGGCCAGGGTGAGGTCCGGACGGCGGACCTGGCGGCCCGCGAGGCGGAGTCCGTCGAAGGCCTGGGGACTGGTCACCTCGTGGATGAGGTGGAGGTCGATGTAGAGGAGGTCCGGCTCCCCGGGGGTCGCCCGGACGACGTGCTCGTCCCACACCTTCTCCGACAGGGTCCTACCCATGTGTCCTGCTCCTTCGTCCCGAACGGGTCGCGCCTACGCTGGTTGCTGCTGCGACCACTGGTCGAGCGTAAGCCTTGCGTCCCATCTTGTGAGACGGTAATCTTGCCATATGGACAACTCCAGCGGCGTCGGCGTGCTCGACAAGGCGGCCCTCGTGCTCACCGCACTCGAGTCGGGACCGGCGACGCTGGCGGGTCTGGTGGCCGGCACCGGGCTGGCCCGGCCGACCGCGCACCGCCTCGCCGTCGCCCTCGAGCACCACCGGCTGGTGGCCCGCGACATGCAGGGCCGCTTCGTGCTCGGCCCCCGCCTCGCCGAGCTCTCCGCCGCCGCCGGCGAGGACCGCCTGCTCGCCACGGCCGGCCCCGTGCTGGCCCGGCTGCGCGACATCACCGGCGAGTCCGCCCAGCTGTGGCGCCGCCAGGGCGAGCACCGCGTCTGCGTCGCCGCCGCCGAGCGACCCTCCGGCCTGCGCGACACGATCCCGGTCGGCTCGCAGCTGACGATGCGCGCCGGCTCGGCCGCCCAGGTGCTCCTGGCCTGGGAGGACCCCGAGCGCATGCACCGCGGCCTGCAGAACGCCGCCTTCTCGGCCGCCGCCCTCTCCGGCATCCGCCGCCGCGGCTGGGCGCAGTCGGTCGGCGAGCGCGAGCAGGGCGTCGCCTCGGTCTCGGCCCCCGTCCGCTCCCCCGGCGGCAAGATCATCGCCGCCGTCTCCGTCTCCGGCCCGCTCGAGCGCCTCTCCCGCCAGCCCGGCCGGATGCACGCCCCCGCCGTCCTCGCCGCCGCCGAGCGGCTCTCCGAGTCCCTGCGGCGCGCCGCCGCGGAGTAGCCCGGGCGCGGGATTTCCCCGGTCGACCGGGGAAGTCTGAACTTGTCGGGCCAAATACCGGCCCCCCAGTTCAGGTATCCCCGGTCGACCGGGGAAACCTGAACTGGGAGGCCGAAATCCCGGTGGAGGGGCGGTCAGAAGAGGGCGTCCTGCTCGAGGCCGAGCAGGAGCTGCTTGCGCTCGAGACCGCCGGCGTAGCCGGTGAGGGTGCCGTTGGCGCCGATGACGCGGTGGCACGGGATGACGATCGGGATCGGGTTGCTGCCGTTGGCGAGGCCGACGGCGCGCGAGGCAGCGTTGGTGCGGCCGATCCGGTGCGCGACCTCGCCGTAGGACGCCGTCTCGCCGTAGCCGATCCCGCAGAGCGCGTCCCACACCTGCTGCTGGAACGCCGAGCCGGTGGGCGCGAGCGGGAGGTCGAACTCCTTGAGGTCGCGGGCGAAGTACGCCGCCAGCTGGCGCGCGCACTCGAGGAGCAGCGGGTGGTCGTCGGAGCGGACGCCGCGCGGCTGGCCGTTGGCGGCGGCGACCTCGCGCCACGGGGAGAACTCGATCGCGGTGATGGCACCGGCGTGCTCGACGAGGCGGAGCTCGCCGATCGGTGAGTCGATGACGGTCCACATGTCAGTTCTCCATCTGGTCGGCCGGCGCGGCGGCCGGCGTCGGGGGCATGAGCGTGTTCCAGAGGTGCATCAGCGCGTAGGAGCGCCAGGGCCGCCAGTCGTCGGCGCGGGCGATCACCTCGACGGGATCGTGGCCCAGGCCGCGCAGCGCGTTGCGGACGCCGATGTCGGTGGGCAGGAAGACGTCCGGGTGGGCCAGGGCGCGCATCGCGACGTAGTCGGCGGTCCAGGGCCCGATGCCGGTCAGCCCCAGCATCGTCTCCCGGACGACGGCGCGGTCGGTCCCGCGGTCGAGGACGACGTCGCCCCCCGCCAGCGCCGCGGCCAGGCCGACCAGCGCGCGCCCGCGGGCCCGCGGCATCGGCAGGGTCCCGGGGTCGACGCCGGCGAGCTCGGCCGCGGTCGGGAACAGGTGGGTCAGCCCGGGCAGCGTCGTCTCGACCCGGTCGAGGCGGCGTCCGTGCTCGGCCACGACCCGGCCGGTGACGGTGCGCGCGCCGGTGACGCTGACCTGCTGGCCGATCACGGTGCGCACGGCCGTCTCGTCGCCGTCGACCTGGCCCGGCAGGCGCAGACCCGGCGTGCGGCGCACCAGCGGTCCGATGACGGGGTCACCGGCGAAGTGGTCGGCGACGGCGGTCGGGTCGCAGTCGGCGTCGACGAGCCGCCGGGCGCGCTCGACGGCCGCGGCGGTGTCGCGCAGGTCGGCGAGCTCGAAGCGGGCCTCGACGAACGCCGTCTGGCCCGGCTCGAGCGCGTCGCCCATGGCCAGGCGCACCGTGCCCGGGCCGTGCGGCAGGTCGAGGGTGCGGGCGTACCAGCCGTCGCCGGCGACCTCGACGCCCGGCACCAGGTGGTAGGCGAGGAAGTCGATCAGGGCGCGGCCCGCGAACGGCGTCCGCACCGCGAGGCGCATCGTCACCGCCCCCGGCGTGCGCCGCCCGCCGCGCCGCCCGCGCAGCTCGGTCGGGCTGGCCGCGTAGACGACGCGCACCGTCTCGTTGAACTGCCGCACGCTCGAGAACCCGGCGGCGAAGGCGATGTCGGCGTAGCCGAGGTCGGTGGTCTCGATCAGCACCCGGGCGGTCTGCGCGCGCCGCGCCCGCGCCAGGGCCAGCGGCCCGGCGCCGAGCTCGGCGGTGAGCACCCGGGTCAGGTGGCGCGGCGTGTAGCCGATCCGGGCGGCCAGCCCCTCCACGCCCTCGCGGTCGACGACGCCGTCGGAGATCAGCCGCATCGCGCGGCCGGCGACGTCGGCGGCGACGTCCCAGTCGGGGCTGCCCGGGGTGGCGTCGGGCAGGCAGCGCTTGCAGGCGCGGTAGCCACCGGCCTGCGCCGAGGCCGGGCTCGCGTGGAACGACACGTTCGCGGACGCCGGCGTCCGGGCCGGGCACGAGGGGCGGCAGTAGATCCCGGTGGTGCGGACGGCGACGTAGAAGACGCCGTCGAAGCGCCGGTCGCGCGACTTCACGGCGCGGTAGCAGGTCTCGGGATCGAGACGGACGTGGGCGCTCATGGCACCCATCATCATCCTCCACCGGTGGGAGTTCCGGCGGGAATCGGACAGCGGGGTGGGCGGCCGACGCGCACGAGCACCCGCCCCCTCACCAGGTCGGTGAGAGAATGCCCACGTGAACGAGGAGAGCAGCGGCGCTGCGCAGGCCGACGTGAGCCAGCCGGGCAGCCGCAGGCTCCAGAAGCCGCGCAAGCCGCACCGGCGTGCCGTCTGGTCGACGATCCTCGCGACCCAGCTGGTCGTCGCGCTCGTCACCGCCGGCAGCGTGTTCCTCGTCCACCAGAACCTCAACGACAACATCGCCGACGGCGTCGACGTCGAGCACCAGGTCGACAAGGTGCTGCCGGACGGCGTCGAGAAGGGCGACCCGGAGCCGCTGAACATCCTGGTCCTGGGCTCCGACCTGCGCGCCGGCGCCGGCAACGACATCGACAACGAGAACGCCGACGGCTCCCAGCGCGCCGACACCACGATCCTGCTGCACGTCGCGCAGGACCGGAAGAGCGCCTACGGCGTGAGCCTGCCGCGCGACGCGATCATCGACCGCCCCGACTGCCGGGTCGGCGGCGAGGAGGTGGCCGGCGAGGACGGCGTCCGGTTCAACACCGCGTTCGCCGTCGGCGGGGCGACGTGTGCGGTGCAGACCGTCGAGGCCCTCACCAAGATCCACATCGACCACTTCATCTCCCTCGACTTCAACGGCTTCAAGGAGATGGTCGACGCCGTCGGCGGCGTCGAGGTCTGCATCCCCAAGGACGTCGACGACGACGAGCACAACATCCACTTCGACGCCGGCACCCAGGTCCTCGACGGCCAGCAGTCGCTGAACTACGTGCGCGAGCGCTCGGTGCTGTCGGTCAACGCCGACATCGGGCGGATGAAGCGCCAGCAAGCCTTCATCGCTTCGATGATCAGCACCGTCAGCTCCGCCGGCACCCTCACCCAGCCCCAGAAGGTCATCGACTTCCTCGGCGCCTTCACCTCCTCGATCGAGGTCGACAGCGGGCTCGACAAGGTCGGCAAGCTCGTCGACCTCGCGATGGAGGTGCAGGGCACCGACCTCGACAAGATCAAGTTCATCACCGTGCCGATCGAGCCCGACCCCGACAACCCCACGGTCACCCTGGTGTGGGGCCCCGGCGCCGACGACCTGTGGGAGCGGATCCGTCAGGACCAGAAGCTCGGCAAGGACTTCAGCGCCGGCAGCATCGGCGCCGACGACGACCCCTCCGGCGGCGACGGCGGCAACGGCGACGGCGGCTCCGGTGGCTCCGGTGGCACGTCCGGGTCGGGCTCCGGCTCCACGGGCGGCTCCGACGAGGAGTCCGACGAGAGCGCCGAGCGGGTCGCCGCCGGCCTCTGCGCCTGAGGGTCCCGCCCGCGCGGACGGCGGGGCGCGAGCGGACGAAAACGAACGAAGCCCGGTCCTGGAGGACCGGGCTTCGTGCTGTGTACCCCCGACCGGATTCGAACCGGCGCTAACGCCGTGAGAGGGCGCCGTGCTAGGCCGCTACACAACGGGGGCATGTCCCACACCAGTGCTGGTGGCGACCGGTGGAACCTTACAGATCCGCCTGCCGGTGGGACAAATCGGGACCCGGAGGACCCGATCTCGCTGGGATACTAGGACTCGAACCTAGAACGACTGGACCAGAACCAGCTGTGTTGCCAATTACACCATATCCCACTGTTCTACTGTTGTTCGGCACTCCTGGACGAGGTCCGGAGGCCGAGTGGAAACCTTACACGCGGGCTCCGGGACGGGCCAACTCGGCCAGGCCCTCGCGGCTGACGCGCGTCTGCACGCCCATCCGGCGCGCCACCCAGATCGAGAGCCCGACGAAGATGACGGACTTGAGCACGGTGAGCGCGACGTCCCACCAGCTACCGCCCTCGGGGGTCAGCACCGTCGTCATGTCGCCGACGGCGAGGGTGATGCCGAAGGCGAGCAGGTTGTTCACGACGTGGTAGGCGATGCCGGCCTCGAGGCCCCCGGTCGCGATGACCAGGATCCCCGCCGAGATCCCGAAGGCGAGGCGGTCCACGAAGACCGGGAAGTCCTGGGTGCCGTGGGCGAGGGCGAACAGCACCGCCGGCGCCAGGACGGCGACCGCGCGCGAGACCCGGAGGTCGGCGACGAGGCCGCCGAAGGCCTGGGTGAGGTAGCCCCGGAAGACGTACTCCTCCGCGATCGCCTGGAGCGGGGTCAGCAGCACGATCACCAGCAGGAAGTCGCGGCTGGTCGCGGTGAAGTCGTTGAGCTCCCCCGAGACCGTGCCGGTGTCGCCGCTGGCGGGGAGCAGCGAGCCGAGCACGATCGTCAGGACCAGGGCGAACAGCGAGACTCCGAACGACGCCGCCAGCCAGCGCCAGCGCACCCGCGGGCGCACCGAGGTCAGCCACCGCGGTGCGAGCCCCTGGAAGGCCCGCACGCACAGCCAGGTGCCGGGGATCGCCAGCACGATGACGAGGTTGACGAAGAGCAGCACGCCGGGCGTGACCGGGTCGGTGTCGGCCAGCCGCGCCACCTTGTCGGTGACCTCGTCGGCCGGCGTCCCGGTCGCGGCGAACCACACCGTGAAGACCGAGACGACGACCACGACGTTCACGACGAGGAACAGCACGGCGACCGCGAGCGCGCCGAGCAGCGACCACGCCGCGACCGGCTGGCGGCCGGCCCGGAAGAGCTGGTGGTACTCCAGGCCGTCGCGCCCGGACGGCGAGGTGCGCGCGTCCGGCACGCCGGCGGACGCCGTCACGCCAGCGCGCTGTCGAGACGCGCCAGGCTGCGCTCCCGTCCGAGGAGCTCCATGGACTCGAAGAGCGGCGGGGAGATCCGGCGGCCGGTGACCGCGACGCGGACCGGACCGAAGGCCACCCGGGGCTTGAGCCCGCGCTCCTCGACCAGCGCGGCCTGCAGCGCCGCCTGGATGGTCTCGGTCGACCAGACGGGCAGGTCGGCCACGGCGTCGCGCGAGGCGCGGACGATGTCGCGCCCGGCCCCGTCGTCACCGTCGAGCAGCTTGGCGACGTCGGCCTCGTCGCGGGTGAACGACTCCTCGTCGGCGAACAGGAAGCCGAGCATGTCGACGGCCTCGGTCAGCTTGTTGATCCGCTCGCCGACCAGCGGCATCGCCTGCTCGAGGAGCTGGGCGTCGGCGTCGGTGACGGGGTCACCGACCACGCCGGCGTCCTTGAGGAACGGCAGCGCCCGATGGGTGATGTCGTCGAGGGCCAGCCGCCGCATGTGCGCGGTGTTGATGGCGTCGCACTTCTTGAGGTCGAAGCGGGCCGGGTTGCCGTTCACGTCGCCGATCTCGAAGGCCTCGACCATCTCGTCGAGGGTGAACACGTCGCGGTCGGCCGCGATCGCCCAGCCCAGCAGGGCCATGTAGTTCAGCAGCCCCTCGGGCAGGTAGCCCTGGTCGCGGTAGGCGAGCGCGTTGGCCTCGGGGTCGCGCTTGGAGAGCTTCTTGTTGCCCTGGCCCATCACGTAGGGCAGGTGGCCGAACTCGGGGGCGCCGGTGCCGATCCCGACGTCGGCGAGGGCGGCGTACAGCGGGATCTGGCGCGGTGTGCTCGACAGGAGGTCCTCGCCGCGCAGGACGTGGGTGATCTCCATCAGCGCGTCGTCGACCGGGTTCACCAGGGTGTAGAGCGGCTCGCCGTTGGCCCGGGCGAGCGCGTAGTCGGTGACGTTGTCGGAGTGGAAGGAGATCGTGCCGCGCACGAGGTCGTCGAAGGCGATGTCGCCGTCGGGCATCTTGAACCGGACGACCGCGCCACGGCCCTCGGCCTCGAACGCGGCGACCTGCTCGGCGGAGAGGTCGCGGCAGAACCGGTCGTAGCCCTGCACCTTGGAGCCGCTGGCCTTCCGGCGCGCGTCGACCTCCTCGGTGGTGCAGAAGCAGCGGTAGGTGTGGCCGGCCGCGGCGAGC
It encodes the following:
- a CDS encoding IclR family transcriptional regulator yields the protein MDNSSGVGVLDKAALVLTALESGPATLAGLVAGTGLARPTAHRLAVALEHHRLVARDMQGRFVLGPRLAELSAAAGEDRLLATAGPVLARLRDITGESAQLWRRQGEHRVCVAAAERPSGLRDTIPVGSQLTMRAGSAAQVLLAWEDPERMHRGLQNAAFSAAALSGIRRRGWAQSVGEREQGVASVSAPVRSPGGKIIAAVSVSGPLERLSRQPGRMHAPAVLAAAERLSESLRRAAAE
- the leuC gene encoding 3-isopropylmalate dehydratase large subunit; its protein translation is MGRTLSEKVWDEHVVRATPGEPDLLYIDLHLIHEVTSPQAFDGLRLAGRQVRRPDLTLATEDHNVPTIDWDKPIADPVSRTQVETLRRNAEEFGVRLHPLGDLDQGIVHVVGPQLGLTQPGMTIVCGDSHTSTHGAFGAIAFGIGTSEVEHVLATQTLMQAKPRTMAVTVNGTLPAGVTAKDLVLTLIAHTGTGGGQGYIVEYRGPAIEALSMEGRMTVCNMSIEWGAKAGMIAPDQTTFDYIQGRPEAPQGADWDAAVAHWTSLVTDDDAVFDKEIVLDASEMTPFVTWGTNPGQGVPLGASVPDPADFDDAQDQVAAEKALEYMGLTAGTPMREVRVDTVFVGSCTNGRIEDLRLAAEIIKGRKVDPNTRLLVVPGSVRVRLQAQDEGLDVVFKEAGAEWRGAGCSMCLGMNPDTLEPGERSASTSNRNFEGRQGKGGRTHLVSIPVAAATAVRGTLSSPADLEPLSTDTPVTAGA
- a CDS encoding methylated-DNA--[protein]-cysteine S-methyltransferase encodes the protein MWTVIDSPIGELRLVEHAGAITAIEFSPWREVAAANGQPRGVRSDDHPLLLECARQLAAYFARDLKEFDLPLAPTGSAFQQQVWDALCGIGYGETASYGEVAHRIGRTNAASRAVGLANGSNPIPIVIPCHRVIGANGTLTGYAGGLERKQLLLGLEQDALF
- a CDS encoding AlkA N-terminal domain-containing protein, whose product is MSAHVRLDPETCYRAVKSRDRRFDGVFYVAVRTTGIYCRPSCPARTPASANVSFHASPASAQAGGYRACKRCLPDATPGSPDWDVAADVAGRAMRLISDGVVDREGVEGLAARIGYTPRHLTRVLTAELGAGPLALARARRAQTARVLIETTDLGYADIAFAAGFSSVRQFNETVRVVYAASPTELRGRRGGRRTPGAVTMRLAVRTPFAGRALIDFLAYHLVPGVEVAGDGWYARTLDLPHGPGTVRLAMGDALEPGQTAFVEARFELADLRDTAAAVERARRLVDADCDPTAVADHFAGDPVIGPLVRRTPGLRLPGQVDGDETAVRTVIGQQVSVTGARTVTGRVVAEHGRRLDRVETTLPGLTHLFPTAAELAGVDPGTLPMPRARGRALVGLAAALAGGDVVLDRGTDRAVVRETMLGLTGIGPWTADYVAMRALAHPDVFLPTDIGVRNALRGLGHDPVEVIARADDWRPWRSYALMHLWNTLMPPTPAAAPADQMEN
- a CDS encoding CPBP family intramembrane glutamic endopeptidase, which translates into the protein MTASAGVPDARTSPSGRDGLEYHQLFRAGRQPVAAWSLLGALAVAVLFLVVNVVVVVSVFTVWFAATGTPADEVTDKVARLADTDPVTPGVLLFVNLVIVLAIPGTWLCVRAFQGLAPRWLTSVRPRVRWRWLAASFGVSLFALVLTIVLGSLLPASGDTGTVSGELNDFTATSRDFLLVIVLLTPLQAIAEEYVFRGYLTQAFGGLVADLRVSRAVAVLAPAVLFALAHGTQDFPVFVDRLAFGISAGILVIATGGLEAGIAYHVVNNLLAFGITLAVGDMTTVLTPEGGSWWDVALTVLKSVIFVGLSIWVARRMGVQTRVSREGLAELARPGARV
- the cofC gene encoding 2-phospho-L-lactate guanylyltransferase; the protein is MDARITPDGAFVVVLPVKPPARGKSRLQRGLPDQGRRDLAEAFALDTAAACLASARVRAVLAVTDDAAFASRLGALGCAAIPDGDGSGLNAALRQGVAEAVRRWPDAQPVALLADLPALRPGDLDAALDALVPGGPSYVADADGTGTVLYTAPHDQFDPAFGEGSARAHEVGGALAVRGDLASLRRDVDDVEDLVTALAIGVGPETLRRVAELDLPTG
- a CDS encoding HU family DNA-binding protein: MNKTQLIDALAARYEGNRKQAAHALDSVLDTITREVAKGEKVAITGFGSFEKRVRAARWVRNPQTGDRIKAKKKSVPKFTAGANLKDVVSGATKLPKLAAPAARKATAPARKAASAATSVAASATKKAPATTRSTPAKTAAKSTATKSATTSATARKAPAKKAPAKKAPATKTAATKSATTKAPATKSAAKKAPAKTAAKKAPAKAAASKATASKSTPAKATPAKQTAAKSTAAKKTPASKTTTKKAAAKKS
- a CDS encoding lysophospholipid acyltransferase family protein; translated protein: MRVREFQEPRGWAFVVGAMILKPLFLLTTKPRWVDGTKIPASGGCVVVMNHVSHVDPLTAAHFCYDHGRLPRYLAKSGLFKGRVLGYFMRAAGQIPVERASVSAVGAYDAAVAAVRAGECIVVYPEGTITRDPDLWPMKGKSGAARIALETGCPVIPVGQWGAQALLAPYARKPDLFPRKPIHIVVGDPVDLSDLAGRPRDAAVLDEATGRIMAAITGIVEGLRHEKAPLERFDPRKAGVSEIGNPHARRRKTNEEESG
- the leuD gene encoding 3-isopropylmalate dehydratase small subunit — its product is MEKFTSHTGVGVPLRRSNVDTDQIIPAVYLKRVTRDGFEDGLFSAWRNDPTFVLNNPVYAAGSVLVAGPDFGTGSSREHAVWALQNYGFKAVISPRFADIFRGNSGKAGLLAAQVDEKVVQRLWDLLADQPGAEITVDLETRTVRAGEGVDAIEDSFDIDDYTRWRLLEGLDDIGITLGHADVISAFEAERPRFKPATL
- a CDS encoding LCP family protein — encoded protein: MNEESSGAAQADVSQPGSRRLQKPRKPHRRAVWSTILATQLVVALVTAGSVFLVHQNLNDNIADGVDVEHQVDKVLPDGVEKGDPEPLNILVLGSDLRAGAGNDIDNENADGSQRADTTILLHVAQDRKSAYGVSLPRDAIIDRPDCRVGGEEVAGEDGVRFNTAFAVGGATCAVQTVEALTKIHIDHFISLDFNGFKEMVDAVGGVEVCIPKDVDDDEHNIHFDAGTQVLDGQQSLNYVRERSVLSVNADIGRMKRQQAFIASMISTVSSAGTLTQPQKVIDFLGAFTSSIEVDSGLDKVGKLVDLAMEVQGTDLDKIKFITVPIEPDPDNPTVTLVWGPGADDLWERIRQDQKLGKDFSAGSIGADDDPSGGDGGNGDGGSGGSGGTSGSGSGSTGGSDEESDESAERVAAGLCA